The genomic stretch GGCCCCTGAGCAGGAACGAGCGACGCGAGCGGTCCTCGACTTGCAGCTGTGGCGCGAGGATTTTCCTGGCATCGGTCAGAATGGAGGACTCATCCAGATGCGGACCTTGCGTGTGCTTGTTCATGTGCGCTCCTTGCGGCCGACGATCATCGCCCAGAGTGTTTTAGGCACCACGGCGACCATCAGCAGATGGACCGCAACGAACCCCACCATCAGCGCCATCGCCACGAAATGCACATGCCGGGCAGCTTCATAGCCCCCCAGCAGCTCGCGCAACGTGGCGAACTGCACCGACTTCCAGAGCACCAGGCCGGAGACCACCAGCACCGCGATGTCGAGCATCACGAACAGGTAGGCCAGCCGTTGCACCTGGTTGTAGCGGCTCAGGTCGGCATGCCCCAGGCGCCCCCTCAACGCGGCCCACAGGTCTTGCGCCACGCCCTTGGCCGACAAGGGGAAAAACTGCCGTGACAGGCGACCACTGGCAAGGTTGATCAGCAGGTAGGCAATGCCGTTGAACAACAGCAGCCACATCGCTGCAAAATGCCACTGCAAGGCGCCGCCCAGCCAGCCACCGAGGGTGATCGCCAGAGGGAAACTGAAGTCGTACAGAGGGGAGGCGTTATAGATGCGCCAGCCGCTGGTCACCATGATCAGCACGGCCAGGGCATTGAGCCAATGGGTCAGCCGCAGCCAGCGCGGATGGCTGGCATACGGATGCTCGACAGGAGCGCGGAGAGGGGTGGGCAGCACTGACATGATCAGTTCCTGACGTTGGATTTGTCAGGGAGTATGCCGACCAATAGATCGCTAAATCCTCACGGAAAGTTCAACTTAATGTGATAACTGCAAAGCGGGTTCCCGAGGTTTCGCCTACTGGACGAAGACCCCGGGATGGGCCGCAGCCTCAGGTGTGATGAATATCCCGGTCCTTGGTTTCCGGCATGAAGAAGATGCCCAGGACGGCCGTCATCACCGCGATGACGATGGGGTACCAGAGCCCGTAGTAGATATCCCCCGTGGCCGCCACCATAGCGAACGCGACCGTCGGCAGGAATCCTCCGAACCAGCCATTGCCGATGTGGTACGGCAGCGACATCGAGGTGTAGCGGATGCGCGCCGGGAACAACTCCACCAGCCAGGCGGCGATGGGCCCGTAGACCATGGTCACATAGATCACCAGGATGGTCAGGAGCAGCAGCACCATTGGGTAGTTGGTCTTCGCCGGGTCGGCCTTCTCGGGATATCCGGCGTCCTTGAGGCCGCTGCCGAGGGAGGCGACGAACGCATCGTTGCGCGTCTTGAAGTCGGCGGCCGGCATGCCGGTGCCCTCGAAACTGGGGATCACCTGGTCGCCGATACGCACCTGGGCCACGGTGCCAGGCTCGGCCTTCTCGTTCTTGTAGGGGATCGCCCGCTTCGCCAGCACAGTCTTGGCCAGGTCGCAGGAACTGGTGAATTTGGCCTTGCCCACCGGGTCGAACTGGAACGAACACTGCGCGGGATCGGCGACCACCGTGACCGGGTTTTTCTCCTGGGCGATGAATACGTCGGGGTTACCGTACTGGGTCAGCGCATGGAAGATCGGGAAGTAGGTCAGCGCCGCCAGGATGCAGCCGGCCATGATGATGCCCTTGCGGCCGATGCGATCGGAGAGACTGCCGAAGATCACAAAAAACGGCGTGCCGATCAGCAGGGAACCGGCAATCAGCAGGTTGGCGGTCTGCGGGTCGATCTTCAGCGTCTGCAACAGGAAGAACAACGCATAGAACTGCCCGGTGTACCAGACCACGGCCTGGCCAGCGGTGCCGCCGAGCAACGCCATGATCACAATCTTGAGGTTATCCCAGCGGGCAAAAGACTCGGTCAGCGGCGCCTTGGAAGCTTTGCCTTCGGCTTTCATCTTGAGGAACACCGGCGACTCGCTGAGCTGCAGGCGGATATACACCGAGATGACCAACAGCAGGATCGACAGCAGGAACGGAATCCGCCAGCCCCAGGCCTCGAATGCCTCGGTGCCCAGGATGGTGCGACAGGCGAGGATCACCAGCAGCGAGAGGAACAGCCCGAGGGTCGCAGTGGTCTGGATCCAGGAAGTGAAAAAACCGCGCTTGCCCTTGGGTGCATGCTCGGCGACGTAGGTCGCCGCCCCCCCGTATTCACCGCCCAGGGCCAGGCCTTGCAAGAGCCGCAGGGTAATCAGGATGATCGGCGCCGCCACGCCGATGGTTGCGTAGCCCGGCAGGAATCCCACCACGGCGGTGGAGACCCCCATGATCACGATGGTGATGAGAAAGGTGTGCTTGCGCCCGATCATGTCACCCAGGCGGCCGAACACGATGGCGCCGAAAGGCCGGACCGCGAAGCCCGCGGCGAAGGCCAGTAGCGCGAAGATGAACGAGGTGGTCTCGTTGACCCCGGCAAAGAAATGCTTGGCGATGATCGCGGCGAGGGAACCGTACAGATAGAAGTCGTACCACTCGAATACCGTCCCCAGGGACGAGGCGAAAATGACCTTGCGCTCCTCCTTGGTGATTCCGTGATGGGGCGCGCTGCCCGTGGAGGTGCTGTCGATTGCCGGCATGGGTGTTCTCCGTCCAGTAGTTGTCATAGGCCGGAGTGCCTCTCTGTCCATGCCGCTTGGCGGGGATCCAGGCTGATGGCCTCCCTGAAGCATAATCGGCTTGCGCCAGATATCCACTCGCCTGCATTCACAAGCCTCCTGGGTGCCTATCACC from Pseudomonas sp. S04 encodes the following:
- a CDS encoding MFS transporter: MPAIDSTSTGSAPHHGITKEERKVIFASSLGTVFEWYDFYLYGSLAAIIAKHFFAGVNETTSFIFALLAFAAGFAVRPFGAIVFGRLGDMIGRKHTFLITIVIMGVSTAVVGFLPGYATIGVAAPIILITLRLLQGLALGGEYGGAATYVAEHAPKGKRGFFTSWIQTTATLGLFLSLLVILACRTILGTEAFEAWGWRIPFLLSILLLVISVYIRLQLSESPVFLKMKAEGKASKAPLTESFARWDNLKIVIMALLGGTAGQAVVWYTGQFYALFFLLQTLKIDPQTANLLIAGSLLIGTPFFVIFGSLSDRIGRKGIIMAGCILAALTYFPIFHALTQYGNPDVFIAQEKNPVTVVADPAQCSFQFDPVGKAKFTSSCDLAKTVLAKRAIPYKNEKAEPGTVAQVRIGDQVIPSFEGTGMPAADFKTRNDAFVASLGSGLKDAGYPEKADPAKTNYPMVLLLLTILVIYVTMVYGPIAAWLVELFPARIRYTSMSLPYHIGNGWFGGFLPTVAFAMVAATGDIYYGLWYPIVIAVMTAVLGIFFMPETKDRDIHHT
- a CDS encoding cytochrome b/b6 domain-containing protein, with the protein product MSVLPTPLRAPVEHPYASHPRWLRLTHWLNALAVLIMVTSGWRIYNASPLYDFSFPLAITLGGWLGGALQWHFAAMWLLLFNGIAYLLINLASGRLSRQFFPLSAKGVAQDLWAALRGRLGHADLSRYNQVQRLAYLFVMLDIAVLVVSGLVLWKSVQFATLRELLGGYEAARHVHFVAMALMVGFVAVHLLMVAVVPKTLWAMIVGRKERT